The genomic region aaaagtaaATGACACGTTATAGAAGGGTCCAGACACCTTTTTTTTGTGATATCActtgttattttttttctttatttttttcttttCAACTTCCTCGTCCTTGATCTGCAGTATGGGGCCCTGAAAAACATTAACAAAGGCTCCAGAAACACCCAAATATGTCCTTTTAGAAACACTCTctgtatagtgatgcaggtctttagatgttgtacacgtGACACTGTCATTCTGAACTTCATGCGCAAGGTTATAATAACGTATGTGTGAATCGAGCCGTTTCCCTTACTCAGCTGTGCAGGCCGGGTGAGTCTGTATAGTATACAGGCTAGCTAAGTTTAATATTAGCAATGTTAGCAAGCTTATCAAGCTAGCTAAAATCttaatggttgaagaattgttaTGACTTCAAAAGCACTTGAACACAATCATGTCAGACTTATCACTTCCCAGTGTCCTATTTCTCACGAGCACGTGAAGCCAGCAACAGTGTACCAGAGACAAATACCATAAAATTACCATAAAACATTTGAAATATATCCCAATTTGTGATATTTATTGGTTTAAGCTTAGAGGTAGGCCTAAACAAGACTATTTAACAGTAGGTAGGCTATAACCCATTTTATAATACATTATTTTTGCATTATTTGTTATTGAACAGTATAGGGTCCATTGACAAGAAAGCAATATTAATATTGATAATGTATGCAGTTGATTATTTAGAAAAATTGACAAATGAATGAAAACGTATGATGTAAAATTGATTTAATCACTGGTCATAGAGTAAATGACAGCAGAACAGGCAGTGTCCACAAGAGCTCCTACAGCTTTAAAAAGAAATACAGGCATACACACCTGTACATTTTCACCCTGAACATATTCTCATCCGGTTTGGGGTTCGGCTCAGAACCCATCCGAATAGAGGCTGTGTGTGAACGTTCTCTGGTCCATTTCAAAGTTCCCTCTGAGCGCTGGATCCGCCCAGCTGGCTGGAGACGCGCTCTGATTAGCCCGTTGAGGCTCATTTGCATTGACGTCAGTAAAGGCTGTAGGTCAATCCTTGCGGCAGCTTTTATTGGACGTGCTGCTGTCAAGCAGTGCCGAAGAATTGGAAGGGCAAACGCTAGAAAGGCAGAGAAAAATACTTAAATAATTCACCATTATGTAGCGAATTTCTGTATTTTGCGTTTATAAAGAACAATCACCTACCTTCCTTTTTGAAAACCGAAACTTGGGGACGCGCAGCGGTCTGTTTTTTATGCGATTGGTCTGATCCAGAGGAGGTACCTCTTCAACAGATCATTTGACAGCACTCTTCATATTTTTTTCAGAAAGAGGAAAAAATTGCAACTCATTTTTACCCAGTTTTCTATCTCTGTCGGGTCGTCTTCAAGCTGACAGTGGATGTCTGAATGAAGATTCTACCAAAAGATTTCTGTTTCGCCTAATTGGTATTTTTTGGCAGATAAATGGCATGTTTTGTCGGACTAAATTGCATTTTGTTGCAAGGGGGAGTCTTGAGATTGGAGCGACAGTCGAGGGGAGCACCATGCAGTGTGAATATTGTAGCCTGTTGATGATGGAGTGTATGAGGCTGGAACAAACTGTCGTGAGAACCGGATTGTGGCCAATGTCTTGAAATGAAGTGGCTAACCAGATAGTCAAAGAAGAACAGTAGTCCAATGGAATTGGATGGTTTTGGATGGGGAGGACGGTTTCAGCAGAAGGCTTTTTGGACGAACATGGATAAAACTTTTGCTTGAATTCAACCAGAAGACTGACGTTTACTTGAAAAgagtaaagtttaaaaaaaatacatacatacattcagagagagagagcaaatgaTGTACGAATCAGAGGCGGGGAAGCCGTGTCATGAAGGATAAATTGGCTCTGGAATAGAACCATAGAACAGCGGCGTTCTAATAACGGGATTCGTGTTAGCAAGAATAAAACGGCGCGTGTAGAAAATCTCTCGAAATTGCttcatgtaaaaaataaaaaaaatcggagAGAGGAAATCTGTTTCCTGgttagggggggtgggggggtggggggaacATCTATTATTCATGCTTAGTGTTAGGGAAACTGGAGAGAACGTTTAGCATTGCGATTTataaagagggagaaaaagaccTCCAGAAGATATCAGTGGAGAGATACCGAATGACAGTCGTCCAGGTATTGGTAAAGCACTTGAGCTAGAGGGATTGGCTGAAGTGGGGCTGAAGCATgggctgtgcttcaagcattcaTATCTCCGATAGGGTGGTCTATCAAAGTGGAAAGGAATCAGACGATTCCCAGCAGACCAATACCACTCCTGCCCCAGGACTTCTGATCAAACCCAACACTGtcaaggtgagacacacacaggccACTCTtcttggagacacacacacacacacacacacacacacacacacacacacacacacacacacacacacacacacacacacacacacacacacacacacacagtctctccttATGTGTTAAGGAGATACTTCCTTCTACAGTACCATCCAATGTATTTCTGATTCAGCGATGTGAGGATGTTGAAATGGGTGCTGTATGGCATAATGTGGCCATCAAACCTTGTCATGTGCAGTATCCACCTCCTTTTCTGCCTTCCTTTCGGAGAAGTGGATTAGGCGTCAGTCAAATGTATGACCTCGGTGACCCACGCCCCCTCCCTCCACACAGCGCAGGTCGTGGGGTCATACAGAGAGTATTGTTCAGTCTTCCATAACACTATATAGACCGTAAGGCctagccaggcaggcaggcagcatggAGGACATACATCTCCTACCACGTCACAGTTTCCCCGGCTATTTTCTCTCATGAATAGATGGCATTTGTTTACAGCTTGTGGTTATTTCATATCCAgccaactctgtgtgtgtgtgtgtgtgggagtagtTGAAATTCAATCTAACAAGCAGTACAGCATTTTTACAGTTGCATACTGACACATATTGGCCTACAGTATTTTAAACGGGTAATGTTTTCAAATAAAATAGCAGAATGTTATTTGAACCCTGTAAAAATAACAGGTGGACTCCTGTCATGTAGAAGCCCTACACTTCCAGTATGatgatgacgtgtgtgtgtgtgtgtgtgtgcgtgcgcttggCAGTACTGTAGTTGATGataaagtgtttgtgtgtgtgtgtgcatagtgcTTGGCAGTACTGTAGTTGTGTAAATGAAGATACAGTAAACATTACCATGGCCGTTGTTTGATTGAATATTCCCTGTAATCATAATTGGACCGTCATCTTCATTCACATTAATGCATGTGGACATGGCCGTTGGggctgtagtgtagaatgtattcACTCTGACGTTCGTGTTATTTACTACACGTCCAGGATGGTAAAGCCACGTCATCGGTCTGTTGGGTCATAAACCAACAAACAGAGACATGTCATCTAATGTGGTCCTGATTTGAAATCTATCAGGACTTTtctgcccacacacacagtttgATCTGGACATAGAGTACATCCAACTCACAATGTTGATACAGACATGTCATCTAATGTGATAAAAATCACATGACTTTAATCACATCACAATGTCATCTTTTATCTAGGATATAGTACAGTATGTAGGCCTGTCTTGCAACACCAACCACAGCAGGTGTAGAGGCAGTATGTAGGCCTGTCCAACCACAGTATCTGTAGAGGCAGTATGTAGACCTGTCCAACCACAGTATGTGTAGAGGCAGTATGTAGACCTGTCCAACCACAGTATGTGTAGAGGCAGTATGTAGACCTGTCCAACCACAGTATGTGTAGAGGCAGTATGTAGACCTGTCCAACCACAGCAGGTGTAGAGGCAGTATGTAGGCCTGTCCAACCACAGCAGGTGTAGAGGCAGTATGTAGGCCTGTCCAACCACAGCAGGTGTAGAGGCAGTATGTAGGCCTGTCCAACCACAGCAGGTGTAGAGGCAGTATGTAGGCCTGTCCAACCACAGCAGGTGTAGAGGCAGTATGTTGGCCTGTCCAACCACAGCAGGTGTAGAGGCAGTATGTAGACCTGTCCAACCACAGCAGGTGTAGAGGCAGTATGTAGACCTGTCCAACCACAGCAGGTGTAGAGGCAGTATGTAGGGCCGTCCAACCACAGTAGGTGTAGAGGCAGTATGTAGACCTGTCCAACCACAGTAGGTGTAGAGGCAGTATGTAGACCTGTCCAACCACAGTATGTGTAGAGGCAGTATGTAGACCTGTCCAACCACAGTATGTGTAGAGGCAGTATTTAGACCTGTCCAACCACAGTATGTGTAGAGGCAGTATGTAGACCTGTCCAACCACAGTATGTGTAGAGGCAGTATGTAGACCTGTCCAACCACAGTATGTGTAGAGGCAGTATGTAGACCTGTCCAACCACAGTATGTGTAGAGGCAGTATGTAGACCTGTCCAACCACAGTATGTGTAGAGGCAGTATGTAGACCTGTCCAACCACAGTATGTGTAGAGGCAGTATGTAGACCTGTCCAACCACAGTATGTGTAGAGGCAGTATGTAGACCTGTCCAACCACAGTATGTGTAGAGGCAGTATGTAGACCTGTCCAACCACAGTATGTGTAGAGGCAGTATGTAGACCTGTCCAACCACAGTATGTGTAGAGGCAGTATGTAGACCTGTCCAACCACAGTATGTGTAGAGGCAGTATGTAGACCTGTCCCACCACAGTATGTGTAGAGGCAGTATGTAGACCTGTCCCACCACAGTATGTGTAGAGGCAGTATGTAGACCTGTCCAACCACAGTATGTGTAGAGGCAGTATGTAGACCTGTCCAACCACAGTATGTGTAGAGGCAGTATGTAGACCTGTCCAACCACAGTATGTGTAGAGGCAGTATGTAGACCTGTCCAACCACAGTATGTGTAGAGGCAGTATGTAGACCTGTCCAACCACAGTATGTGTAGAGGCAGTATGTAGACCTGTCCAACCACAGTATGTGTAGAGGCAGTATGTAGACCTGTCCAACCACAGTATGTGTAGAGGCAGTATGCTGCGGTTCTGTCCCCAGTACTACGTAGGGAGCCCTGACCTGGTACTGGGACGTACGTAGGGAGGCCTGACCTGGTACTGGAACGTACGTAGGGAGGCCTGACCtggtactgggccgtacgtaggGAGGCCTGACCtggtactgggccgtacgtaggGAGGCCTGACCtggtactgggccgtacgtaggGAGGCCTGACCtggtactgggccgtacgtaggGAGGCCTGACCtggtactgggccgtacgtaggGAGCCCTGACCtggtactgggccgtacgtaggGAGGCCTGACCtggtactgggccgtacgtaggGAGCCCTGACCtggtactgggccgtacgtaggGAGCCCTGACCtggtactgggccgtacgtaggGAGGCCTGACCtggtactgggccgtacgtaggGAGCCCTGACCtggtactgggccgtacgtaggGAGGCCTGACCtggtactgggccgtacgtaggGAGCACTGACCTGGTACTGGGCAGTACGTAGGGAGCCCTGACCTGGTACTGGGACACAACCGCAGCAGACGTACAGACAGTTTTAACACCAGAGAATAATGGCATTGATTCatatttaattattttatttaactaggcaagtcagttaagaactaattcttattctcacgttaatttacaatgacggcctacatcggccaaacccggacgtcgCTGGGCCATTTCAAGCGGTCCCATGTGCTGTGCAAATgaacacaccagtggaggctgctgagtggaggacggctcataataacggctggaacggagcgaatggcatcaaacatatggaaaccatgtgttttgatgtatttgataccattccactgattccgctccagtcattaccacgagcctgtcctccctgattaaggtgccaccaacctcctgtgggacACAGTGTGCTACTTTATAAATCTTCTTTGTGATCATTCAGAGGACCTGAAGTGCACCATGTCCCAGGCACGCCTCTCCCTGCCCCTCTAGCCCTCCTACCCAGgcctgggtcctgttcattagtgCGCACTGTAGCTAAATGCGTTGCAACTGAACGGAAAATGAAGTGTTTCATTGGAAAACTTCAGGTAGGTCCGTCCTTCCCTGATTCAGTCTGTTGTCTTGGTGACTAGTGAAGAAGACCCTGGTCATCAGACCAGACGGCCGAACCACCCCAGTCAGGCCAGACGGCAGACTGATCTATCTGATCAGGTTTCAgaggaggagtgctgatctatCTGATCAGGTTTCAGAggagaagtgctgatctaggatcaggtttcagaggaggagtgctgatctaggatcaggtttcagaggaggagtgctgatctaggatcaggtttcagaggaggagtgctgatgttgaatcagtttagccttttagatcacaatgaaagAGAACCTGGacagaactgatcctagatcagcacatcTAGTCCAATAGGATTGATACATACAGTCCTAGAGCCCTTTAGGCCCTGTTTAAAACGAGTTCACTATGTAGTGAATAGGATGCTATGTGATAGGCAGACGGAGATGTGAtgtcatatgggccctggtcaaaagttgtgcagtAGAGCAGTGTTTTtcacctccagtcctccagtaccccccaacagccctcctccagtaccccccaacagccctcctccagtaccccccccaacagcccacctccagtcctccagtgcccccccaacagcccacctccagtcctccagtgcccccccaacagcccacctCCAGTACCCTCCAACAGCCCACCTCCAGTACCCTCCAACagccctcctccagtaccccccccaacagccctcctccagtaccccccaacagccctcctccagtaccccccccccaacagcccacctccagtcctccagtgcccccccaacagcccacctccagtcctccagtgcccccccaacagcccacctCCAgtactccagtaccccccaacagccctccTCCAGTGCCTCCCCAACAGCCCACCTCCAGTACTCCAGTACCCCCCCAACagccctcctccagtaccccccaacagccctccTCCAGTGCCTCCCCAACAGCCCACCTCCAgtactccagtaccccccaacagccctccgccagtaccccccccaacagcccacctCCAGTAcgccagtaccccccaacagccctcctccagtaccccccccaacagccctcctccagtaccccccaacagcccacctCCAGtactccagtacccccccccaacagccctcctccagtgcccccccaacagccctcctccagtcctccagtgcccccccaacagccctcctccagtactccagtacccccccccaacagccctcctccagtacccccccaacagccctcctccagtcctccagtacccccccaacagccctcctccagtgcccccccaacagcccacctCCAgtactccagtaccccccaacagcccacctCCAgtactccagtaccccccaacagccctccTCCAGTGCCTCCCCAACAGCCCACCTCCAGTACTCCAGTACCCCCCCAACagccctcctccagtcctccagtaccccccaacagccctcctccagtaccccccccaacagccctcctccagtcctccagtaccccccaacagccctcctccagtaccccccccaacagccctcctccagtcctccagtaccccccaacagccctcctccagtacccccccaacagccctcctccagtgcccccccaacagccctcctccagtaccccccctaacagccctcctccagtaccccccaacagccctcctccagtgcccccccaacagccctcctccagtcctccagtacacccccaACAGCCCACCTCCAGTactccagtaccccccccaacagccctcctccagtgcccccccaacagcccacctCCAGTACTCCAGtgcccccccaacagcccacctccagtcctccagtacccccccaacagccctcctccagtgcccccccaacagccctcctccagtcctccagtacccccccaacagccctcctccagtgcccccccaacagccctcctccagtcctccagtacacccccaACAGCCCACCTCCAGTactccagtaccccccccaacagccctcctccagtgcccccccaacagcccacctCCAGTACTCCGGtgcccccccaacagcccacctccagtcctccagtacccccccaacagccctcctccagtgcccccccaacagccctcctccagtcctccagtaccccccaacagccctcctccagtacccccccaacagccctcctccaataccccccaacagcccacctCCAGtgcccccccaacagcccacctCCAGTGCCCCCCCAACagccctcctccagtaccccccaacagcccacctCCAGTTCCCCCCCAACAGCCCTCCTCCAGtgcccccccaacagcccacctCCAGTGCCCCCCCAACAGCCCTCCTCCAGTATCCCCCAACAGCccacctccagtcctccagtaccccccaacagcccacctCCAGtgcccccccaacagcccacctCCAGtgcccccccaacagcccacctCCAGtgcccccccaacagcccacctCCAGTGCCCCCCCAACagccctcctccagtaccccccaacagcccacctCCAGTGCCCCCCCAACagccctcctccagtaccccccaacagcccacctCCAGtgcccccccaacagcccacctCCAGtgcccccccaacagcccacctccagtaccccccaacagcccacctccagtcctccagtgcccccccaacagccctcctccagtaccccccaacagccctcctccagtacccccccaacagccctcctccagtacccccccaacagccctcctccagtacccccccaacagccctcctccagtacccccccaacagcccacctccagtcctccagtgcccccccaacagcccacctccagtaccccccaacagcccacctCCAGtgccccccccaacagcccacctCCAGTGCCCCCCCAACAGCCCTCCTCCAGtgcccccccaacagcccacctCCAGTGCCCCCCCAACagccctcctccagtaccccccaacagccctcctccagtgcccccccaacagccctcctccagtaccccccaacagccctcctccagtgcccccccaacagccctcctccagtgcccccccaacagcccacctCCAGtactccagtacccccccccaacagccctcctccagtactggagttgggctgttgggggtactggagttgggctgttgggggggcactggaggagggctgttgggggggcactggaggagggctgttgggggtactggaggagggctgttggggggtactggagttggGGAAACACTAGAGAATAGTATGTCATTTAAGCCGTAGTCAGAGATGTCCATGTCTGCCTGCTGTTTCAGATGGATGTTGTCTATATTAATCTGTTCTGGAACTGCTGTACTGGcccctactgtctgtctgctgcgtTATCAGTCCGGCttcttcaccacacacacacacacacacacacagacagacagacagacagacagacagacagacagacagacagacagacagacagacagacagacagacagacagacagacagacagacagacagacagaccctcagACCCTCAGACCCTCAGACCCTCAGACCCTCAgaccctcagacagacagactgaccctcagacagacagactgaccctcagacagacagactgaccctcaGACCCTCAgaccctcagacagacagactgaccctcagacagacagactgaccctcagacagacagactgaccctcaGACCCTCAgaccctcagacagacagactgaccctcagacagacagactgaccctcagacagacagactgaccctcagacagacagactgaccctcagacagacagacagactgaccctcagacagacagactgaccctcagacagacagactgaccctcagacagacagactgaccctcagacagacagacagactgaccctcagacagacagacagactgaccctcagacagacagacagactgaccctcagacagacagacagactgaccctcagacagacagacagactgaccctcagacagacagacagactgaccctcagacagacagacagactgaccctcagacagacagacagactgaccctcagacagacagacagactgaccctcagacagacagacagactgaccctcagacagacagacagactgaccctcagacagacagacagactgaccctcagacagacagacagactgaccctcagacagacagactgacacttacttacttacttacttacttacttacttacttacttacttacttacttacttacttacttactttgatttgtttatttattaggAACCCTGCAAATAGAACGTAGGCCAGAGTAGTATCATACCAAAGTTAACTACGTGGCTAATTTCCATCTGTAGCCTTCCATCTGTAGAGTAGGCCCACCACAGTCCATATGATATCTGTAACCTTCCATCTGTCATCTGTAGAGTAGGCCCACCACAGTCCATATGATATCTGTAACCTTCCATCTGTCATCTGTAGAGTAGGCCCACCACAGTCCATATGATATCTGTAACCTTCCATCTGTCATCTGTAGAGTAGGCCCACCACAGTCCATATGATATCTGTAACCTTCCATCTGTCATCTGTAGAGTAGGCCCACCACAGTCCATATGATATCTGTAACCTTCCATCTGTGACGTCCACGGAGACGGTCCCTGTGACGTCCACGGAGACGGTCCCTGTGGCGTCCACGGTCCCTGTGGCGTCCACGGTCCCTGTGGCGTCCACGGTCCCTGTGGCGTCCACGGTCCCTGTGGCGTCCACGGTCCCTGTGGCGTCCACGGAGACGGTCCCTGTGGCGTCCACGGTCCCTGTGGCGTCCACGGTCCCTGTGGCGTCCACGGTCCCTGTGGCGTCCACGGAGACGGTCCCTGTGGCGTCCACGGTCCCTGTGGCGTCCACGGTCCCTGTGGCGTCCACGGAGACGGTCCCTGTGGCGTCCACGGTCCCTGTGGCGTCCACGGAGACGTTCCCTGTGGCGTCCACGGTCCCTGTGGCGTCCACGGTCCCTGTGGCGTCCACGGAGACGGTCCCTGTGACGTCCACGGTCCCTGTGACGTCCACGGAGACGTTCCCTGTGGCGTCCACGGTCCCTGTGGCGTCCACGGTCCCTGTGGCGTCCACGGAGACGGTCCCTGTGACGTCCACGGTCCCTGTGACGTCCACGGAGACGGTCCCTGTGGCGTCCAGGCATATTCTTGCATTACGCAGCCGTTATAATATTAAAGGGATTTTAACtagtgttagcacaatgactggaagtctacaggaacagctagcatgctagctTTAAAATAAATATTGCGAAAATGTCGTACTAAACTGTGGGCTTTTCCCTGTACACTTCTGACTGCTCCTAGGAACTTGTGTTTTGAAGAAGCAGGGTGCACAGGGCTCACAGGCGACAAACACCGTGCACTAAGCGTGATCACGTAGTTAACAATGAATGTATTGATCTGTACAGTATCAGGTGCCTTTAGCCTAAGGTAGGACTCGTCCCCAACATGAAAGGCTTGTAGGTTTTCTGTAGGCACAGTCATGAGTCGGGTCTAGAGTGTTTCCTGCAGGTCTCACATGGTCAGGAGGGAGAAACTCCGGGGGGGGCCCCTGTAGACATTGTGACTTGTGAGCAGCTGACAGAGAAACTTGTTAGGTTATGTTGTGGCCTAGGAGCGTAAACTCCTCAGTCATGGGATTAGCCCTACATggcaccctatgtagtgcactacttttaaccagagcactatggggccttgtctgaagtagtgcactaaatggggAATATGGTGTCTGTTGGGACACGGATATGGTTCGAACCCGCTGAAGTAAATGATAAGCACTATAGCCCTGAATCCTGTTGTGGTTCTCAGTATGTGCCAGGCCTCCTCCTTTTTCCCTTTAAAGGCCCACTcctgaatttaaaaaaacaaccaacaacaacaaaaagcagCCCCGCCACTTGGCTAGCTGTAAAGCTGGGTGATGATCAGCGATTCTAGGTCTATATCCTGTCCAGTTGTACagtgtaggtctctctctctctttccttgaaGCCTACAATAGAGCTGCTCTATCAGGGCTCAAAACTGCGACCAAAACACGACCCCTTGACTTGACAGTGCAACACCAATTTGTTTAATTTGTTGCTAGGGTGCCAGTGCAAAAATAATGTTGGTCATGTTTTTGGTCTCTGGTTCACAtttttgcttttttttttattatcaaGATTTATTCCAACAGcaatgggtatgcaaaccaggtattCAACGAGTTTGGTCCGAAGTCCTGTTTGAATCTTTGAATTACGCAATTCATTCATCATGCACTGTTGTGTGAAGATTGTTAAAGGCTTTCCCCCAAAAAATCTGCCCAAGTAAATATTGACTCCAAAGTAGGTCTACagtccattcagaaagtattcaaaaccttttgactttttccatattttgttacttcatatccttattctaaaatggattaaaaacaaatattctcatcaatctacacactaccccgtAATAACAAAGTGGaaacagtttaaaaaataaatgtgttcaaatttataaaaacagaaataccttaattACATAAGTTTAGTCACATTGTTTCTGACACCTTTACCAGAACCCCACAGTTCTTACCTTTCTAACAGTACTACGCGTGTGTTTGTAGGACTTCGTTTTGAAACTGAAATGTACTTTGTGAGGATAATATACAATATTTTGCATCATTTAGTAAATGACACCAGAGAGGGTCAGAGTTTAACAGAGCAAGTACACCGTCcaattttgtattgtatttttgtttGTTCCCAGACCTCAAATgtagtctcctgatgtggtttaagcattgttgtggactagAAAATATGGATGtttaaaaaaacaattttttagTAAAAACCTGAAAATAGTAACTCAGAAACCGGGGGAAAATAAAACCGTGAAAACGGATTTTGCCAATAGATTAAAgtgattttatagggccctacacCTTCAGTGACTGTTCAAAATCACTGACAATAACACCCTTTTTGAGaagtttttttttctccattcaATCAAacaatgtaaatatgatattgtcaagttaaattgtaattatttgttTTATGAAGGGTACGTCATTATAGTCTACTTGCTCAGCCTACA from Salvelinus fontinalis isolate EN_2023a chromosome 35, ASM2944872v1, whole genome shotgun sequence harbors:
- the LOC129834953 gene encoding uncharacterized protein LOC129834953; this encodes MGCASSIHISDRVVYQSGKESDDSQQTNTTPAPGLLIKPNTVKPTSSTPVPPNSPPPVPPQQPTSSTPVPPQQPSSSTPQQPSSSASPTAHLQYSTHLQCPPNSPPPVPPQQPSSSTPQQPTSSSPPTALLQCPPNSPPPVPPQQPSSSIPQQPTSSPPVPPNSPPPVPPQQPTSSAPPTAHLQCPPNSPPPVPPQQPSSSTPQQPTSSAPPTALLQYPPTAHLQCPPNSPPPVPPQQPTSK